In Propionicimonas paludicola, a single window of DNA contains:
- a CDS encoding 2-oxoacid:ferredoxin oxidoreductase subunit beta, with the protein MSEPSITGLSGVPLSLEPLVRKDFVSDAEVRWCPGCGDYAVLAAFQGLLPELGIRRENTVIVSGIGCSSRFPYYLDTYGMHSIHGRAPAIATGIAMTRPDLAVWVVTGDGDALSIGGNHLIHALRRNVNITIMLFNNRIYGLTKGQYSPTSERGKVTKSSPVGSVDAPFNPISLALGAEATFVARTVDSHRAHLNEVLTAAVNHRGASLVEIYQNCPIFNDDAFAGLKAADGGLINLRHGEPVTFGPDNSMGVIRRPDGSLATAPVAEVGLAQVIVHDAHADDPQLAFALSRITDSGGLSLAPVGIFRDVQAPSYDDLARAQLQPAGDQPKRLADLQRLITGEETWTA; encoded by the coding sequence ATGAGCGAGCCGTCGATCACCGGTCTGAGCGGAGTGCCGCTGTCCCTCGAGCCCCTGGTCCGTAAGGACTTCGTCTCCGACGCCGAGGTGCGCTGGTGTCCCGGCTGCGGTGACTACGCGGTGTTGGCCGCCTTCCAAGGTCTGCTCCCCGAACTCGGCATCCGCCGGGAGAACACCGTGATCGTGTCCGGGATCGGCTGCTCGTCGCGGTTCCCGTACTACCTGGACACCTACGGAATGCACTCGATCCACGGCCGGGCGCCGGCGATCGCCACCGGGATCGCCATGACCCGTCCGGACCTGGCGGTCTGGGTGGTCACCGGCGACGGGGACGCCCTGAGCATCGGCGGCAATCACCTGATCCACGCGCTGCGGCGCAACGTGAACATCACCATCATGCTGTTCAACAACCGGATCTACGGCCTGACCAAGGGCCAGTACTCCCCCACCTCCGAGCGCGGCAAGGTGACCAAGTCGTCCCCGGTCGGCTCTGTGGACGCCCCGTTCAACCCGATCTCGCTGGCGCTGGGCGCGGAGGCCACCTTCGTGGCCCGGACCGTCGACTCGCATCGGGCGCACCTGAACGAGGTGCTCACCGCCGCGGTGAACCACCGGGGAGCCTCTCTGGTGGAGATCTACCAGAACTGCCCGATCTTCAACGACGACGCCTTCGCCGGACTCAAGGCGGCCGACGGCGGGCTGATTAACCTGCGCCATGGCGAGCCGGTGACCTTCGGCCCGGACAACTCGATGGGCGTGATCCGGCGTCCGGACGGTAGCCTGGCCACCGCCCCGGTGGCCGAGGTCGGGCTGGCCCAGGTGATCGTCCACGACGCCCACGCGGACGACCCGCAACTGGCCTTCGCGCTGTCCCGGATCACCGACTCCGGCGGGCTCAGCCTGGCCCCGGTGGGGATCTTCCGGGACGTCCAGGCACCCAGCTATGACGATCTGGCCCGGGCGCAGCTGCAGCCGGCCGGTGATCAGCCGAAGCGCCTGGCCGACTTGCAGCGACTGATCACCGGCGAGGAAACCTGGACCGCCTGA
- a CDS encoding 2-oxoacid:acceptor oxidoreductase subunit alpha translates to MTDVATVDNVVIRFAGDSGDGMQLTGDRFTHDAAAAGNDFSTLPNFPAEIRAPVGTLAGVSSFQLQFAAHHVHTPGDRVDVLVAMNPAALKANIADLRSGGVLIVDNADFTARNLAKVGYTEDPLTDGSLDDFQVHSFDLSALAVGAVSELGLNRREALRTKNMFALGLLDWLYTRPEAVTMNFLERKFADRPPLLAANVAALKAGFAFGETSELFHHRYVVPPAPITAGTYRRVSGNLALAYGLLAGAAKAGLQLFLGAYPITPASDVLHHLARLKSSGVMTFQAEDEIAAVGAAVGASFAGQLGVTATSGPGMALKAETIGLAVMLELPLVVCDIQRAGPSTGMPTKTEQGDLTQALFGRPGEAPLPVIAAQSPADCFTAAYEAARIAIEFRTPVILLSDGFLANSSEPWQVPQLSDLPDISPNFATEPNRPDGGYWPYLRDERLARSWAIPGTPGLEHRVGGLEKADGSGGISYDPANHEAMVRLRQDKVERVVELVPDLTVDDPDGTAELLVLGWGSSYGPIQAAARQVREAGHAVAIAGLRHLNPLPANLGEVLRHYRKVIVPELNLGQLAMVLRARYLVDVTSYTKVTGLPLSQAELAADLISIIKEDLR, encoded by the coding sequence ATGACAGACGTAGCGACCGTCGACAACGTCGTAATCCGCTTTGCGGGCGACTCCGGAGACGGGATGCAGCTGACCGGCGACCGGTTCACCCACGATGCCGCGGCCGCCGGAAACGACTTCTCGACGCTGCCCAACTTCCCTGCCGAAATCCGCGCGCCAGTAGGCACTCTTGCCGGAGTATCCAGCTTCCAGCTGCAGTTCGCCGCCCATCACGTCCACACCCCCGGCGACCGGGTGGACGTCCTGGTGGCGATGAACCCGGCGGCCTTGAAGGCCAACATCGCCGACCTGCGCAGCGGCGGCGTCCTGATCGTCGACAACGCCGACTTCACGGCGCGCAACCTGGCCAAGGTCGGCTACACCGAAGACCCGCTCACCGACGGCAGCCTGGACGACTTCCAGGTGCACTCCTTCGACCTCTCGGCGCTAGCTGTGGGTGCGGTCAGCGAGCTGGGCCTGAACCGGCGCGAGGCGCTGCGCACCAAGAACATGTTCGCGCTCGGACTGCTGGACTGGCTCTACACCCGTCCCGAGGCAGTCACCATGAACTTCCTGGAGCGCAAGTTCGCCGACCGCCCGCCGCTGCTGGCCGCCAACGTGGCCGCGCTGAAGGCCGGCTTCGCGTTCGGCGAGACCTCCGAGCTCTTCCATCACCGCTACGTGGTGCCGCCGGCACCGATCACGGCCGGCACCTACCGCCGGGTCTCGGGCAACCTGGCCCTGGCCTACGGCCTGTTGGCCGGGGCCGCCAAGGCCGGCCTGCAGCTGTTCCTCGGCGCGTACCCGATCACGCCGGCCTCCGACGTGCTGCATCACCTGGCCCGGCTGAAGTCGTCCGGCGTGATGACCTTCCAGGCCGAGGACGAGATCGCCGCGGTCGGCGCCGCGGTCGGGGCATCCTTCGCCGGTCAGCTCGGGGTGACCGCCACCTCCGGGCCGGGAATGGCCCTGAAGGCCGAGACCATCGGCCTGGCCGTGATGCTGGAGCTGCCGCTGGTGGTCTGTGACATCCAGCGCGCCGGACCGTCCACCGGGATGCCCACCAAGACGGAGCAGGGTGACCTCACCCAGGCCCTGTTCGGACGTCCGGGCGAAGCGCCGCTGCCGGTGATCGCCGCCCAGTCCCCGGCCGACTGCTTCACCGCCGCCTACGAGGCAGCCCGGATCGCGATCGAGTTCCGGACGCCGGTGATCCTGCTCTCCGACGGCTTCCTGGCCAACAGCTCCGAGCCGTGGCAGGTGCCGCAGCTGTCCGATCTGCCCGACATCAGCCCGAACTTCGCCACCGAGCCCAACCGTCCCGACGGCGGGTACTGGCCCTACCTGCGAGACGAGCGGCTGGCCCGCTCGTGGGCGATCCCCGGCACCCCTGGCCTGGAGCACAGGGTCGGCGGCCTGGAGAAGGCGGACGGTTCGGGCGGCATCTCCTACGACCCGGCCAACCATGAAGCCATGGTGCGGCTGCGTCAGGACAAGGTGGAGCGGGTGGTCGAGCTGGTCCCCGACCTCACCGTCGACGACCCGGACGGCACCGCCGAGCTGCTGGTGCTGGGCTGGGGCTCCAGCTATGGCCCGATCCAGGCGGCGGCCCGCCAGGTCCGCGAGGCCGGCCACGCGGTGGCCATCGCCGGCCTGCGACACCTGAATCCGTTGCCGGCGAACCTGGGTGAGGTGTTGCGCCACTACCGCAAGGTGATCGTCCCGGAGTTGAACCTCGGCCAGCTGGCCATGGTGCTGCGGGCCCGCTACCTGGTGGACGTGACCAGCTACACAAAGGTGACCGGGCTGCCACTGTCCCAGGCCGAACTGGCCGCCGATCTGATCTCGATCATCAAGGAGGATCTGCGATGA
- a CDS encoding serine hydrolase domain-containing protein has product MQIDEGALDQAIASGRFSGVVAVDTRSDSLFERCTGLANRAFKTRNSRTTRFGMAGGSMIFTSAAVLSLVDAGLLTLSTRVRTLVGDDIPTLDPAITVEHLLSHSSGLSDYLDDLDHWHPADYLLPAAPQVLAETVGYVPELNRRRQLFPPGARFSYSDYGFIVLALVIERVTGRGFHDIVREKVFQPAGLTRTDYLRSDELPANAAIGYLEDAGERTNIFHLPARGNGDGGCYTTVDDLRSFWRALLAGEIISAELVEQMIHPRWDIPEEGLRHGLGVWLHPTSVGVIADGCDAGVSMRSIYSPLTGETATVLGNTSEGATPIAQALLALFG; this is encoded by the coding sequence ATGCAGATCGACGAGGGAGCCCTCGATCAGGCAATCGCGTCCGGGCGGTTCAGCGGCGTCGTCGCCGTCGACACCCGTAGCGACTCCCTGTTCGAGCGATGCACCGGGCTCGCCAACCGGGCTTTCAAGACTCGCAACAGCCGCACCACGCGGTTCGGCATGGCCGGCGGGAGCATGATTTTCACCTCGGCCGCCGTGTTGAGCCTGGTCGACGCCGGACTTCTCACCTTGTCCACCCGAGTGCGCACCCTCGTCGGCGACGACATCCCCACGCTGGATCCGGCGATCACCGTCGAGCACCTGCTGTCACACTCCTCAGGCCTGTCGGACTACCTCGATGACCTGGATCACTGGCACCCGGCCGACTATCTGCTCCCAGCGGCACCCCAGGTGCTGGCCGAGACCGTGGGCTATGTCCCCGAACTGAACCGGCGCCGCCAACTGTTCCCCCCTGGCGCCCGTTTCTCCTACTCCGACTACGGCTTCATCGTTCTCGCCCTGGTGATCGAGCGAGTCACCGGCCGCGGCTTCCACGACATCGTGCGCGAGAAGGTCTTCCAGCCGGCCGGACTGACCCGGACCGACTATCTTCGCTCCGACGAGCTGCCGGCCAATGCCGCCATCGGCTATCTGGAGGATGCCGGCGAGCGGACCAACATCTTCCACCTCCCGGCCCGCGGCAATGGCGACGGCGGCTGCTACACCACGGTGGACGACCTGCGCAGCTTCTGGCGGGCACTTCTGGCCGGCGAGATCATCAGCGCAGAGTTGGTGGAGCAGATGATCCATCCCCGCTGGGACATCCCCGAGGAAGGGTTGCGCCATGGGCTGGGGGTCTGGCTGCACCCGACCAGCGTCGGTGTGATCGCAGACGGCTGCGATGCCGGAGTGTCCATGCGGTCGATCTACAGTCCGCTCACCGGCGAAACAGCCACCGTCCTCGGCAACACCTCCGAGGGCGCCACGCCGATCGCACAGGCACTTCTGGCACTGTTTGGCTAG